In Tursiops truncatus isolate mTurTru1 chromosome 10, mTurTru1.mat.Y, whole genome shotgun sequence, the sequence GAATTAGTGAGCCAATAATCGCATAAAGAGCGTAGCATAAGATGTAGCACATAAGTCTGTCCAGTACGCGGTAGCTGTTATATTTTGGGTCGTTTTGGGGATTTGGACCTTGAAGTCCAGACTTACTCTGCCTCAAATGAGTTTTATGAAACCCCCCCACGTAAGGGATATTTCTACATTCGTttattcgttcaacaaatatttattgagcttctacccatcaggcattgtgctaggcccTGAGGATAGAATAGCGAAAGCAGCCCTGGTCTTTGTATTCATGTTATACCTTCAATAAAAAAGTCTattgacaaacaaacaaaattggtccctgccttcctggagcttcAAGGCTACAAGTGACTGATTCCCCTCCCGCCCCACCTTTCTGCACTttctataatgaatatttttaaaaataaaaattttttagagaTTTTCTTTACTTAAATCCATTGAAATTTCCCTGAATCTTTTCCACGTCTTTTTCTCCACAGTTTTAAAGAATGACAAGCTCTTTGAAACCTCACTTTATTCTTATCCTTAGACCCTTGTCTAAAGGGCACCTCACAACTCAAGCCAGTGTTTTCATGCCTGTCTAGAGCAGAAACTCTGCTCTATGAAGGCGTGAAGGGATATATTTAGGACCTGAGAGAAttcaaagaataagagaaaatatcctTACTTTAGATGAAAAATGTACTCTAGCTGGAGAAGTACGGGCAGCCTGAGTTGGTTTCCTTGCTGCCAATACCTCCTTCCATAGGCTATCCTCCTATGCCACAGTCAgagttctctttcatttttttttttggccacgcaatggggcttgcaggaccttagttgcccgactggggattgaacctgtggcCTTGGCAGTGAAAAGCCAgatttctaaccactggaccgccagggaattccccagagttCTCTTTGTAAACACAGCCCTGAGTTACTCTTCTGTCTTTAAAGTGACTCAGTGACAGTCTTTGCAACTTCATATCCTGCTACTCCCCTCTCCACCACATTGTAGTCCTTCCACACCCAACCATTTGCTCTCCTGGAACACAAATGCTTATGCCTTTTTGCCTGCATGCTGTTACCTCTGCTTGGAATGTCCATCTCCACCCACGTCTCAGAGCCTAGCTCAGATAACACCCTTGTCCAGGCAGCCTTCTCAGTCAACTCATCTCAATCAGAATTCATTACTCCTTCCTGTGATTCCATATATTTTGCAACATAGATTTACTAGAGTTTTTCCAGTTCGTTTTctaattgcttttttcttcctgtgtaCCTTGTTCCCAGCCTCCAGGCAGGAACTATACCTTATTCACGTCTGTTTCCCAGTGTCCAGTATAGCTGCCTGACATAGAGTTGGTGGTCAGAAAATTTTGAATGAAAGGTacttctccctctgctctgcccCACAGTGTGACCCTCAAGTATGAAATCAAGAAGCTGATCTACGTGCATCTGGTCATATGGCTGCTGCTGGTTGCCAAGATGAGCGTGGGGCACCTGAGGCTCTTGTCGCATGATCAGGTGGCCATGCCCTATCAGTGGGAGTACCCCTATTTGCTGAGCATTGtgccctccctcttgggcctcctctccttcccccgcAACAACATTAGCTACCTGGTGCTCTCCATGATCAGCATGGGGCTCTTTTCCATCGCTCCCCTCATATATGGCAGCATGGAGATGTTCCCTGCTGCACAGCAGCTCTACCGCCATGGCAAGGCCTACCGCTTCCTCTTTGGTTTTTCTGCCGTCTCCGTCATGTATCTGGTGTTGGTGCTGGTGGTCCAAGTGCATGCCTGGCAGTTATACTACAGCAAGAAGCTCCTAGACTCTTGGTTCACCAGCACACAGGAGAAGAAGCGTAAATGAAGCCTGCTTGATGAACTACTGTGTGAGGTGAAGCCTGGGCCTCCCATCCAGTGGAGTGAGAGGGTAGAGGAGCTGTTCTAAAACCTCCTTCGGTGATTTTGGCAGCTGCGATGTTGACAACTAGTGCAAACTAGGTCCAAGTTCTGCAAAGCTCCTTCTGTTGCCATCAGCTGGTAGCAAAACTATGTTTAATTTACTCCTGGTTGGTGGAACTGGGTGATCAGCAGCTGTGAAACAAATTTCAGCTGGTTAAAGTTGAGATCCTTCTGAGTTTTTCATCCTTGCCTCTTTTTGGTCATTCTCTCTGCTTCCATCCATCACCCCTTAGCCACCGAGACTGGAGGAGATAGGGAATAAATCACATTCTGCTTCAATCTATGAGTCATGGGGCAGGAAACATTTGAGAGGCTGCTCCCCTTGCAGGCTGTGGTCTCTACTGTGAAGcgttttaattaaaaagaacctCAATAAAGTTACAACTGCCTTGTCCCCCCTGTGCTTTGTGTTCGGCATCTGATAGAGTGTGAAAAGTGTGTTGTTTGAGTGGCCTTAGTCACTAGGAGGTACGTAGAGGCTCCCCGAGAAACCTGGCAGTGGCGGTGGGGAAGTGAACTGGACATAGGGAACTTAAGTCATAGTTGCAACCCTGCAGCTGATTGGCAGGAACTACTGTGGGCCATACATTTAACCTCCACCTCTCAAATGGTCCGTTCTCATTTATCCAGCTTGGGTTATGGGTTCGTCTTTTGGTTGGATATTCATGTTTATCATTCAGTGTTAACAGTGTTAGTTATGTGTCTAATACTGTTTTATGGTatccaaaagaattttaaagtatccTGCATATAAAAAATTTGCAATCTAGGTGAAACGTAATATCCATGTGAAACAACTAATGAACACAGTATGTCTGGTGTGGAGCagagaagttaaaaatagaagtggggggcttccctggtggcgcagtggttgagagtccgcctgccaatgcaggggacacgggttcgtgcccatgtccgggaagatcccacatgccgcggagtggctgggaccgtgagccatggccgctgagcctgtgcgtccggagcctgtgctccactacgggagaggccacaacagtgagaggcccacatacctcaaaaaaaaaaggaaagagatctGTGAACTAAAGGCCCTTTCACACATAAAAGTCTGACATGGTACATATTTATTGCATGAAAGAtgtgtgttgggcttccctggtggcgcagtggttaagaatccgcctgccaatgcaggggacacggattggagccctggtccgagaagatcccacatgccacggagcaactaagtgcgtgcgctacaactactgaagcctgcgagcctagagcccatgctccacaacaagagaagccaccgcaatgagaagcccgcacaccgcaacaaagagtagcccccgcttgccgcaactagagaaaagcccgcgtgcagcaacgaagacccaacacaaacaaaaataaataaaaaataaaaacattaggtGTGTACTCAGTCTCTATTAGGTACTGGCAGTACTTCTAGGTACCCAACCTTTAGATGTCCTGATTATCATTTCAAACTCAGTGTGTCCTAAACTTAACTCTTTGCCTTCTACCTCATATTCATTCCTCTTCCTGCATCCCTGTGTGCAAGTGAGTATACCAAGAATACAGCTCTGTATCATCAagtccctactatgtgccatatttttttcttttctttctttatttttggctgcgttgggtctttgttgctgtgcgcgggctttctctagttgcagcgagcgggggctgctctttgttgtggtgcgcgggcttctcgttgcggtggcttctcttgttgcggagcacgggctgcaggtgtgccggcttcagtagttgtagcatgtgggctcagtagttgtggcttgtgggctctagagcacaggctcagtagttgtggtgcatgggcttagttgcttcttggcatgtgggatcttcccggaccagggctcaaccccctgctccctgcattggcaggcggattcttaacaactgtgccaccagggaagcccgatgtgcCATTATTTTTTGAACAACCAAAATTCCTTAATCCTTTTCAGACATTTCCAAAGTGTGGTTCCAGTGCATCACTCTTGATTTATCTCCTGACACTGTCCGTCACACACTGTCTGTCTCAGTCAGGAAAACCTCTTATGAATCCCGATATTGGTTCCATGTTTTCccagtttccttaaaaattttccttttctgcttttataCTTCTTTATTACTTATCTTTCAAGACCTAGTTTTATACGGTAATTCTGGAGCCTTCTGGCTACTTCACTTCAAGGAGTGAGGGTTCTTTCTTTGAATTCACAtggcattttaattttatctcttCTACTGACAGAATTACTAGTTTACATGTCTTTTCCTCACCCCTTGCTCTTTACCTAATGTGCATCATGCACTCTGAATTTACTGAATGAAGTAACTTGTGCTATTGTAGCCTAAAGTCAGAGCAAAGAACTAGAGTGAAGGGTAGGATTTGGATAGCAGAGAGGTGCAGATGGAAATGAGTGGGTAATGGAGTTACGTGCACCAGGCACAGATTGCTGATTTTTAAAGAACCGGGatgtaaataattattaaaaaaagaatttaaaatttatttgattactGGAATGGTACTTTACAGTCTTGTAGTGCTTTTCAAGACCCAttatgaagggacttccctgatggtgcagtggttgagcatccgcctgccaattcaggggacatgcgttcgatccctagtccgggaagatcccacatgccacagagcaactaagcccgtgcgctacaactactgaaacccacgtgcctagagcccgtgatctgcaacaagagtagccaccgcaatgagaagcccgggcaccacaacgaggagtagtccccactcgccacaactaaagaaagcccgcacatagcaacaaagacccaatgcagcaaaaaataaataaaattaaaaaaagaaaagacccatTCCGAAAATTATTGTCAACACGAAAAGAGAGCCGTTTGGTTCATTTTAGTTTTCTGCTTGTTGGCTTGTTGGGATTCTGCTTTTTGGGCTTTccaagctttttttccccctgcctcATGGTTGTAGTATTCCCTGAAGTAAACAAGATCCCCTTTGAAAGGGATCTTGATTTAGTGGGAAGAGCACTGTATTTGGATCAGGAGACAAGTTCAAGTACCAAGATCAGCCCTGCCAAATTCACGGGATTGTTTTGAAGATCAAATGAGGTAAAATCTTGAGAAGGTGCTTTAAGAACCCTAACACTATACAAATGTGAGGAATGGTTATTAATCCCTGATGTTTGTATACAGAGCTAGAGGGTGTAGGCCTTGGAAGAACCCTTAGTGAGCATCTAGTCTATGGGAAAGGCAGTGTGGTATAGTGGAAAGAACAGTTTTTGATATTACGCTGACTCAGGTTAGAAATCTAGCCAGGCATTTTGCTACCTTTTGCCTTGAGCAAGATATTTGAGCCTCTGTTTTTATCTAACGTATGGGGATCATAGCATCTACCacccagggttgttgtgaggattaaataaaataatgtatataaactgtatagtacatagtaggtgcttaataaatatcaaaGTCCCTTCCTTTGATGAGCAGTGTTGGTGTTCCCCTCTCAGATTGGGggtcccttcctcttctcttaaGCATAACTTCTTGCATCGATATTCTAGAGATTGATCCCTTCTGGAAGAGCAGGAATAAG encodes:
- the JAGN1 gene encoding protein jagunal homolog 1 isoform X3: MKGTSPSALPHSVTLKYEIKKLIYVHLVIWLLLVAKMSVGHLRLLSHDQVAMPYQWEYPYLLSIVPSLLGLLSFPRNNISYLVLSMISMGLFSIAPLIYGSMEMFPAAQQLYRHGKAYRFLFGFSAVSVMYLVLVLVVQVHAWQLYYSKKLLDSWFTSTQEKKRK
- the JAGN1 gene encoding protein jagunal homolog 1 isoform X1; translated protein: MASRAGPRAAGTDGSDFQHRERVATHYQMSVTLKYEIKKLIYVHLVIWLLLVAKMSVGHLRLLSHDQVAMPYQWEYPYLLSIVPSLLGLLSFPRNNISYLVLSMISMGLFSIAPLIYGSMEMFPAAQQLYRHGKAYRFLFGFSAVSVMYLVLVLVVQVHAWQLYYSKKLLDSWFTSTQEKKRK
- the JAGN1 gene encoding protein jagunal homolog 1 isoform X2 — encoded protein: MSVGHLRLLSHDQVAMPYQWEYPYLLSIVPSLLGLLSFPRNNISYLVLSMISMGLFSIAPLIYGSMEMFPAAQQLYRHGKAYRFLFGFSAVSVMYLVLVLVVQVHAWQLYYSKKLLDSWFTSTQEKKRK